From one Candoia aspera isolate rCanAsp1 chromosome 17, rCanAsp1.hap2, whole genome shotgun sequence genomic stretch:
- the B3GAT3 gene encoding galactosylgalactosylxylosylprotein 3-beta-glucuronosyltransferase 3 yields the protein MKVKLKNVFVIYFLVSVIGLMYALLQLGQPCDCSQHLKAASDLIHAKEKRLSQLQREVKRLQGLEKLPEPVEGTPVIYVITPTYARLVQKAELVRLSQTLMLVKNLHWIVVEDSPSKTQLVSELLAQSRLPFTHLHAETPKEHKRKESDPNWLKPRGVEQRNLGLQWLRENRRLADTGVVYFADDDNTYSLRLFDEIRSTKRVSVWPVGLVGGLRFERPLVENGKVVGFYTAWKPNRPFPVDMGGFAVALSLLLANREARFDLLAERGYLESSLLQSLVSMEELEPKADNCTKVLVWHTRTEKPKMKQEELLQKQGLGSDPSIEV from the exons ATGAAGGTGAAACTGAAAAATGTTTTTGTCATCTACTTTCTGGTGTCTGTGATTGGCCTCATGTACGCATTGCTGCAACTGG GTCAGCCCTGTGATTGTAGCCAACACCTGAAGGCTGCTAGTGACCTCATCCATGCCAAGGAGAAGCGACTGTCTCAGTTGCAAAGAGAAGTGAAGCGGCTGCAGGGCCTGGAAAAGCTGCCAGAGCCTGTAGAAGGAACGCCTGTCATTTACGTGATCACGCCCACCTATGCTAG GCTGGTTCAGAAAGCTGAACTGGTGCGTCTCTCCCAGACGCTGATGCTCGTGAAGAACCTGCACTGGATTGTGGTCGAGGACTCGCCAAGCAAGACCCAGCTGGTCTCCGAGTTGCTGGCGCAAAGCCGCCTGCCTTTCACCCACCTCCATGCCGAGACCCCGAAGGAGCACAAGCGGAAGGAGAGCGACCCCAACTGGCTGAAGCCCCGCGGGGTGGAGCAGCGGAATTTGGGCCTGCAGTGGCTGCGGGAGAACCGCAGGCTCGCCGACACAGGCGTGGTGTACTTTGCCGATGATGACAACACGTACAGCCTTCGCCTCTTCGATGAG ATCCGCTCCACCAAACGTGTCTCGGTGTGGCCCGTAGGCCTGGTGGGGGGCCTCCGTTTCGAGCGTCCTCTGGTGGAGAACGGCAAAGTGGTGGGCTTCTACACGGCTTGGAAGCCCAACCGGCCCTTCCCCGTCGACATGGGTGGCTTTGCGGTGGCCCTGTCACTGCTCCTGGCCAACCGGGAGGCTCGCTTTGACCTGCTGGCCGAACGCGGTTACTTGGAGAGCAGCCTTCTGCAGTCCCTGGTCTCCATGGAAGAGCTGGAACCGAAGGCGGACAACTGCACAAAG